Proteins from one Chromatiales bacterium genomic window:
- a CDS encoding MFS transporter, translating into MAASLPRDRLILLVGLITYGMGQSLLFVIFAPLTRRLGIEEWQLGFIIAASNVMLAFSAPRWGTASQSMGRRTVYLIGLAGYTLGYAALALGVQAGLWGWISAGPLFVLLLALRMAYGIVVGGVSPAATAYIADTTDESSRAQGMALVGMSGGLGTILGPAFGGALVFVSPVFPMYAAAMLAAAAGVWAYVGLREPVRHVRSGPTAKLRILDPRILPYLVGWFVVFGVFTGIQTITSGFIADRFGLTETVDIQHTMMVALLAMAFVTVFVQAVVLQRWKATPATMLKIGFGVMVVALLIIAWGPGVMALYLGYALFGFSFGFCAPALNAAGSLSVTTAEQGAVAGLLSAAPTVGMIFGPILCGLVYSVVPSAPMLGGALLTALVWLWFMFIKVPDPQPVRPA; encoded by the coding sequence GTGGCTGCTTCCCTGCCGCGGGATCGTCTGATCCTGCTGGTCGGCCTCATTACCTATGGAATGGGCCAGTCCCTGCTGTTTGTCATCTTTGCGCCGCTGACACGTCGGCTCGGCATAGAGGAGTGGCAACTCGGTTTCATCATCGCTGCCTCCAACGTCATGCTGGCTTTCTCCGCACCGCGCTGGGGTACGGCCAGCCAGTCGATGGGCCGGCGCACCGTTTACCTGATCGGGCTTGCCGGCTATACGCTGGGTTACGCAGCGCTCGCGCTCGGTGTGCAGGCGGGACTGTGGGGCTGGATATCGGCCGGGCCACTGTTCGTTCTGCTGCTGGCCCTGCGCATGGCCTATGGCATCGTCGTCGGTGGTGTCAGCCCGGCGGCTACCGCGTACATCGCCGATACCACCGACGAGAGTTCGCGTGCCCAGGGCATGGCGCTGGTCGGCATGTCGGGTGGTCTGGGCACGATCCTCGGTCCGGCATTCGGTGGCGCGCTGGTGTTCGTCAGCCCGGTCTTTCCGATGTACGCAGCCGCCATGCTGGCCGCAGCTGCGGGGGTTTGGGCATATGTCGGTCTCCGCGAACCGGTGCGCCATGTGCGGAGCGGACCGACGGCGAAGCTGCGCATCCTTGATCCGCGCATCCTGCCTTACCTGGTGGGCTGGTTCGTGGTCTTCGGTGTTTTTACCGGCATCCAGACCATTACTTCGGGCTTCATCGCCGACCGCTTCGGCCTGACCGAAACAGTCGACATCCAGCACACGATGATGGTGGCGTTGCTCGCGATGGCCTTCGTGACGGTGTTCGTGCAGGCAGTCGTGCTGCAGCGCTGGAAGGCGACGCCGGCAACGATGCTGAAGATCGGTTTTGGTGTCATGGTCGTGGCCCTGCTGATCATCGCCTGGGGTCCGGGCGTCATGGCCTTGTACCTGGGCTACGCGCTGTTTGGCTTCAGTTTCGGCTTTTGCGCCCCGGCGCTGAACGCAGCCGGCAGTCTCAGCGTGACGACGGCTGAGCAGGGTGCGGTGGCCGGTCTGCTTTCCGCCGCCCCGACCGTCGGCATGATCTTCGGTCCGATCCTGTGCGGCCTGGTCTACAGCGTCGTGCCGTCGGCACCGATGCTCGGCGGTGCGCTGCTGACGGCGCTGGTCTGGCTGTGGTTCATGTTCATCAAGGTGCCGGATCCACAGCCGGTCCGCCCGGCCTGA
- the aceK gene encoding bifunctional isocitrate dehydrogenase kinase/phosphatase yields MDGSNHDAAVQALAGRSAAAICTAFEDYNDSFRSITQRAQRRFEMREWQLGQRDAVERIELYDHRVERCLAGLVGMLGRHIAEEATWNAARTEFSRLTADRPDRQFYATFFNSLTRKVFATIGVNPAVEFVTEADEPPQGAAPVREIGLQQGLVRGLESLLAGLPWAAQLHDAPRSARFIDGEIRGVLAVRGLSSGLARLEVLEPVFYRATRAYVVGRVSGEGWTFPLVIAFAHPESGIVADTVMISDYELRPLFGFSRSYFHVDLAVVEAVVRYLCSIMPGKPVDELYAVLGRAKQGKTERYRRLFRHLAASTDLFVHAEGVRGMVMVVFTLNSSDLVFKVIRDRFDWPKTTSRAEVMEKYRFVFRHDRVGRLVDAQEFRRLRFPRARFAPELLDELMNSAADTCRLDGDDLIIDLCYVERRLKPLDVYLREAEPAAARRAIRDYGQAIRDLALSNVFPGDLLLKNFGVSRHGRVIFYDYDELCLVTECRFRDLPAARDNDEEMRAEPWFYVGPDDVFPEQFIEFLGLRGELRDEFLKYHAALLDADYWRQIRSAHAAEAHLEVVPYQRRQISHILATP; encoded by the coding sequence ATGGACGGCAGTAATCACGACGCTGCCGTTCAAGCGCTGGCCGGCCGCAGCGCCGCAGCGATCTGTACGGCATTCGAGGATTACAACGACAGTTTTCGCAGCATCACGCAGCGCGCACAGCGGCGCTTCGAGATGCGCGAGTGGCAGCTCGGCCAGCGCGATGCCGTCGAGCGCATAGAACTCTACGATCATCGTGTGGAACGGTGTCTGGCCGGGCTCGTCGGCATGCTGGGCCGGCACATCGCAGAAGAAGCCACCTGGAATGCAGCGAGAACGGAATTCTCCCGGCTGACCGCCGACCGGCCGGATCGCCAGTTCTACGCGACTTTTTTCAACTCCCTGACGCGCAAGGTCTTCGCGACGATCGGCGTGAATCCCGCGGTGGAGTTTGTCACCGAGGCCGATGAACCCCCGCAGGGCGCGGCACCAGTCAGGGAAATCGGTCTGCAGCAGGGGCTGGTACGGGGTCTTGAATCCCTGCTGGCTGGCCTGCCATGGGCCGCGCAGCTGCACGATGCACCGCGTTCGGCACGATTCATAGACGGAGAAATCCGGGGCGTGCTGGCGGTACGTGGGCTGTCGTCCGGGCTCGCGCGCCTTGAAGTACTTGAGCCGGTGTTTTACCGGGCCACCCGCGCGTATGTGGTGGGCCGGGTCAGCGGTGAGGGCTGGACTTTTCCGCTGGTCATCGCCTTTGCCCACCCCGAGTCCGGCATCGTGGCCGATACGGTGATGATTTCGGATTATGAGCTGCGCCCCCTGTTCGGCTTCTCGCGCTCCTATTTCCACGTCGACCTGGCCGTGGTCGAAGCAGTCGTGCGCTATCTGTGCTCGATCATGCCGGGCAAGCCTGTCGATGAGCTGTACGCGGTGCTTGGCCGGGCGAAACAGGGCAAGACCGAGCGCTACCGCAGGCTGTTCCGTCACCTCGCTGCATCCACCGACCTGTTCGTGCATGCCGAAGGCGTGCGCGGCATGGTCATGGTGGTCTTTACGCTCAACTCCAGCGACCTGGTGTTCAAGGTCATCCGCGACCGCTTTGACTGGCCCAAGACGACATCACGTGCGGAGGTGATGGAGAAGTACCGCTTTGTATTCCGTCACGACCGCGTCGGACGTCTGGTCGACGCGCAGGAGTTCCGGCGCTTGCGATTTCCGCGCGCGCGCTTTGCACCGGAGCTGCTCGACGAGCTGATGAACTCGGCAGCCGACACCTGTCGCCTGGATGGTGATGATCTGATCATCGACCTCTGCTACGTCGAGCGCCGCCTCAAGCCGCTTGATGTCTATCTGCGTGAAGCGGAGCCGGCGGCAGCGCGCCGGGCGATTCGCGACTACGGCCAGGCGATTCGTGACCTGGCATTGAGCAATGTCTTTCCCGGTGACCTGCTGCTGAAGAACTTCGGCGTATCGCGCCACGGCCGGGTGATCTTCTACGACTATGACGAGCTGTGCCTGGTGACGGAATGCAGGTTTCGCGATCTGCCGGCCGCGCGTGACAACGATGAGGAGATGCGCGCGGAGCCGTGGTTTTATGTGGGTCCTGACGATGTATTCCCCGAGCAGTTCATCGAATTCCTGGGCCTGCGCGGTGAGTTGCGCGATGAATTTCTCAAATATCACGCGGCCCTGCTCGATGCGGATTACTGGCGACAGATCAGGTCGGCACATGCCGCGGAGGCACATCTCGAGGTCGTGCCGTACCAGCGACGGCAGATTTCGCATATCCTAGCCACCCCCTGA
- the aceA gene encoding isocitrate lyase has product MTKRNDADQLRRDWADSPRWAGITRPYSAEEVVRLRGSVQVEHTLARLGAEKFWRLLHTENVVSALGAMTGNQAVEEIQAGLKAIYCSGWQVAGDGNSAGEMYPDQSLYPVDSVPKMVERINNALLRTDQIHHMQDDERIDWLAPIIADAEAGFGGNLNAFELTKSLIRAGAAAVHFEDQLSSAKKCGHMGGKVLVPTQDAINKLVAARFAADVMGVPTVLVARTDADAANLLQADFDSRDARFLTGGRTEDGFFEARAGIEQAIDRGLSYAPYADLIWCETSKPDLAQAERFAKAIHARFPGKLLAYNCSPSFNWRANLPVERLRDFREQLAAMGYRFQFITLAGWHALNLSMFELARAYRQDGMYAYSDMQEREFANEVHGFRAVRHQAFVGTGYFDAVQTVISGGGASTTAMAGSTETEQFRAAGH; this is encoded by the coding sequence ATGACCAAGCGCAACGATGCAGACCAACTCCGGCGCGACTGGGCAGACAGCCCGCGCTGGGCCGGCATCACCCGGCCCTATTCCGCAGAGGAAGTGGTCCGCTTGCGGGGTTCGGTCCAGGTCGAGCACACGCTGGCCCGGCTCGGTGCCGAGAAGTTCTGGCGGCTCCTGCACACTGAAAACGTCGTTTCTGCGCTGGGAGCCATGACCGGCAATCAGGCAGTCGAGGAAATACAGGCCGGGCTCAAGGCCATCTACTGCTCGGGCTGGCAGGTGGCGGGTGACGGCAACAGTGCCGGCGAGATGTATCCCGATCAGAGCCTGTATCCGGTCGATTCGGTGCCGAAGATGGTCGAGCGCATCAACAATGCACTGCTGCGCACCGACCAGATTCATCACATGCAGGACGACGAGCGCATCGACTGGCTCGCGCCGATCATCGCCGACGCCGAGGCCGGTTTTGGTGGCAACCTGAATGCCTTTGAACTGACCAAGTCCCTGATCCGCGCGGGCGCCGCCGCAGTACACTTCGAAGACCAGCTGTCCTCGGCAAAGAAGTGCGGCCATATGGGTGGCAAGGTGCTGGTGCCGACGCAGGATGCGATCAACAAGCTGGTGGCGGCACGGTTTGCGGCCGATGTGATGGGTGTGCCGACGGTGCTGGTGGCCCGAACGGATGCCGACGCGGCGAACCTGTTGCAGGCTGATTTCGACAGCCGCGATGCGCGCTTCCTGACGGGCGGCCGTACCGAAGACGGATTCTTCGAGGCGCGGGCGGGCATCGAGCAGGCCATCGACCGCGGGCTGTCCTATGCGCCCTATGCGGACCTGATCTGGTGCGAGACCTCGAAGCCGGATCTCGCCCAGGCCGAACGCTTCGCCAAGGCGATCCATGCAAGATTTCCGGGCAAGCTGCTGGCCTACAACTGCTCGCCGTCCTTCAACTGGCGGGCCAACCTTCCGGTCGAGCGGCTGCGGGACTTCCGTGAGCAACTCGCGGCGATGGGTTACCGTTTCCAGTTCATCACGCTGGCCGGCTGGCATGCGCTCAACCTGTCGATGTTCGAGCTGGCCAGGGCCTACAGGCAGGATGGCATGTATGCCTACTCGGATATGCAGGAACGCGAGTTTGCCAACGAAGTACACGGATTCCGGGCCGTACGGCACCAGGCCTTCGTCGGTACCGGGTACTTCGATGCGGTGCAGACCGTGATTTCCGGTGGTGGTGCATCGACTACCGCGATGGCTGGCAGTACCGAAACCGAGCAGTTTCGTGCCGCCGGACACTGA
- the aceB gene encoding malate synthase A — translation MDTASRTDPIITPQAMRLVTELQQRFNPRRLELLAARRKRQAAIDAGAMPDFLPDTAAIRGADWRIAPVPADLQDRRVEITGPVERKMMINALNSAALAFMADCEDSCAPTWDNIVQGQQNLKDAVDRTISHVDPVSQKHYRLNDRIATLIVRPRGWHLVEKHVCIDGQPVSASLFDFGVYLANNHESLARHGTGPYFYLPKLESHLEARLWNDVFVAAQDHLGMPQGTIKATVLIETILAAFEMDEILFELREHSAGLNCGRWDYIFSFIKKFRNRPDFVLPDRSAVTMDRHFLKSYVDLLIRTCHRRGAHAMGGMAAQIPVKNDPAANEAAMARVRADKLREARAGHDGTWIAHPGLAAVALEAFATVMTGPNQLQVSREDVVVTAADLLRVPDGPITDEGLRHNIRVGLQYLEAWLGGQGCVPLYHLMEDAATAEICRAQIWQWLRHGAHTSDGRPVTIERFDTALQEELQVIAGEIGADRFKAGHFDTAAEMFTTMIGASDFDEFLTLPAYARLS, via the coding sequence ATGGATACAGCAAGCCGCACCGATCCCATCATCACGCCGCAGGCCATGCGGCTTGTCACTGAACTGCAGCAGCGCTTCAATCCGCGTCGACTGGAGCTGCTGGCCGCGCGCCGGAAGCGCCAGGCTGCCATCGATGCCGGCGCGATGCCGGATTTTCTGCCCGATACGGCGGCCATACGCGGTGCGGACTGGCGGATCGCCCCGGTACCTGCCGATCTGCAGGACCGGCGTGTCGAGATCACTGGTCCCGTCGAGCGCAAGATGATGATCAATGCGCTGAATTCCGCGGCGCTGGCCTTCATGGCCGATTGCGAGGATTCCTGCGCACCGACCTGGGACAACATCGTTCAGGGTCAGCAGAACCTGAAGGACGCCGTCGATCGGACCATCAGCCATGTCGATCCCGTCAGCCAGAAGCACTATCGCCTCAATGACAGGATCGCGACGCTGATCGTGCGGCCGCGCGGCTGGCACCTGGTCGAGAAACACGTATGCATCGACGGTCAGCCGGTATCGGCTTCGCTGTTCGATTTCGGCGTGTACCTCGCCAACAATCATGAGTCGCTGGCACGTCATGGCACCGGACCGTATTTCTACCTGCCCAAGCTGGAAAGTCACCTCGAGGCGCGGCTGTGGAACGATGTCTTCGTCGCCGCGCAGGACCATCTGGGCATGCCGCAGGGCACGATCAAGGCCACCGTGCTGATCGAGACGATCCTCGCGGCCTTCGAGATGGACGAAATCCTTTTTGAACTGCGTGAGCATTCCGCAGGACTGAACTGTGGCCGATGGGATTACATTTTCAGTTTCATCAAGAAATTCCGTAACCGGCCTGATTTCGTGCTGCCTGATCGCAGTGCAGTGACGATGGACCGCCACTTTCTCAAGTCCTATGTCGATCTGCTGATCCGTACCTGCCATCGTCGCGGTGCGCATGCGATGGGTGGCATGGCAGCGCAGATCCCGGTGAAGAACGATCCGGCCGCCAACGAGGCGGCGATGGCCCGCGTACGTGCCGACAAGTTGCGTGAAGCCAGGGCAGGGCACGATGGCACCTGGATCGCCCATCCCGGTCTCGCCGCGGTTGCCCTCGAAGCGTTTGCCACGGTCATGACCGGTCCGAACCAGTTGCAGGTCAGTCGTGAAGATGTCGTGGTGACCGCCGCGGATCTGCTGCGTGTTCCGGACGGGCCGATCACCGATGAGGGACTGCGTCACAACATCCGGGTCGGACTGCAATACCTCGAGGCCTGGCTCGGCGGGCAGGGCTGTGTGCCGCTCTATCACCTGATGGAAGACGCAGCCACGGCCGAGATCTGCCGTGCGCAGATCTGGCAGTGGCTGCGACACGGTGCGCATACCAGCGATGGCCGGCCTGTCACCATTGAGCGATTCGACACGGCCCTGCAGGAAGAGCTGCAGGTCATTGCCGGCGAAATCGGTGCGGACCGCTTCAAGGCGGGGCACTTCGATACCGCCGCGGAGATGTTCACCACGATGATCGGCGCGTCCGACTTCGATGAATTCCTGACCCTGCCAGCCTACGCAAGACTGTCCTGA
- a CDS encoding DUF3612 domain-containing protein, producing MSTLLRKSHFLGAKFRTLRKRNGLTLQDLSARCIQLDADLAPSVSYLSMIETGQRIPSPGLLELLASVFQKDPHWFLDENPEIEATPREKVKGGAARIPLEPGFLFSRELLEAAIPELLAQTGTTGQQFAHLLIRSYQEMAQNDFPDLERSAEEVGERRFPLTVDDLLSLCRRHGVKVHWFDRKPLLARDNDREVRSVMRSFYEAPGTVYANRELQKDPARLKFDLASHLAHRILHGGDGLKSAHATGGEMGGSPTGTVENTGGMNAQDVLSAWRDFECGFFAGALLCPKRPFRRFLSRESYRVEACSKLELTPAVIMRRMTAVSPYRHWHFFDAYPPGYLRAVYRGNGIPLPWGNFAMVSDPCPHWAVFRMLGRGKTSQPASQISVLIDGERALLYCCHSLRTRDMAGNPHVLSVGIDLAPALESQGFDAEAIVQSIHQACRRHSGTATVPATTAAAIRTVGRVLNIGWVGEALESPASVICPRSNACPRTPACSATAPATRTTEISAVRQQILDESRRKNTT from the coding sequence ATGTCCACACTGCTCAGAAAAAGCCACTTTCTCGGCGCCAAGTTCCGCACCCTGCGCAAGCGCAACGGGCTGACGCTGCAGGACCTGTCCGCCCGCTGCATCCAGCTCGATGCCGACCTCGCCCCGTCCGTTTCCTACCTGAGCATGATCGAGACCGGGCAGCGGATTCCGTCGCCCGGACTGCTGGAACTGCTGGCCTCGGTGTTCCAGAAAGACCCGCACTGGTTTCTCGACGAGAATCCGGAGATCGAGGCGACGCCACGGGAAAAGGTCAAGGGCGGCGCCGCAAGGATTCCGCTCGAGCCGGGTTTCCTCTTTTCCCGTGAATTGCTCGAAGCAGCCATTCCCGAACTGCTGGCGCAGACAGGGACAACCGGTCAGCAGTTTGCCCATCTGCTGATCCGCTCTTATCAGGAGATGGCGCAGAACGATTTTCCGGACCTGGAACGCTCGGCCGAGGAAGTCGGCGAGCGGCGCTTTCCGCTGACGGTCGATGACCTGCTGAGCCTGTGCAGGCGACACGGCGTAAAGGTCCACTGGTTCGACCGAAAGCCGCTGCTCGCGCGGGACAACGACCGCGAGGTGCGGAGCGTGATGCGTTCCTTCTATGAGGCGCCCGGTACCGTCTACGCCAACCGTGAACTTCAGAAGGATCCTGCCCGCCTGAAATTCGACCTTGCCTCCCATCTGGCGCACAGGATCCTGCACGGCGGAGACGGGCTGAAATCAGCGCACGCCACGGGCGGTGAGATGGGTGGCAGCCCGACCGGTACCGTGGAAAATACCGGCGGCATGAATGCCCAGGACGTCCTTTCCGCCTGGCGCGATTTCGAGTGCGGCTTCTTCGCGGGCGCGCTCTTGTGTCCCAAGCGGCCATTCCGCCGATTTCTCAGCCGTGAAAGCTACCGTGTCGAGGCCTGCAGCAAGCTGGAGCTGACGCCCGCGGTCATCATGCGGAGAATGACTGCCGTATCGCCGTACCGGCACTGGCATTTCTTCGATGCCTATCCGCCCGGTTATCTGCGCGCCGTATACCGCGGCAACGGTATCCCGCTGCCCTGGGGGAATTTCGCCATGGTCTCCGACCCATGCCCGCACTGGGCGGTGTTCCGGATGCTCGGCCGCGGCAAGACCTCGCAGCCCGCCTCGCAGATTTCCGTACTCATCGACGGTGAACGCGCACTCCTCTATTGCTGTCACTCGCTGCGCACCAGGGACATGGCCGGCAATCCGCATGTGCTGTCAGTGGGCATCGATCTCGCACCGGCCCTGGAATCACAGGGCTTCGACGCTGAAGCCATTGTCCAGAGCATCCATCAGGCCTGCCGGCGGCACAGCGGAACGGCGACAGTGCCGGCTACCACCGCTGCTGCAATCCGCACGGTGGGTCGAGTGCTCAATATTGGCTGGGTAGGCGAGGCGCTGGAGTCACCGGCCAGCGTGATCTGTCCGCGCAGCAATGCCTGCCCGCGCACGCCTGCCTGCAGTGCCACGGCACCGGCGACACGGACGACGGAAATCAGCGCAGTGCGTCAGCAGATACTCGACGAGAGCCGGCGCAAGAACACGACCTGA
- a CDS encoding EVE domain-containing protein has translation MAYWLMKSEPSVYSIDDLERDGSTDWTGVRNYQVRNMFRDEFRTGDLAFFYHSSCAQPGIVGVMTVSGLAHPDAGQFDPRSDDFDVRAKRDKPVWLSVEMRFKQKFSAALTLDELRRHAALADLALLRRGNRLSVMPVTPAEWRFILGLARRKK, from the coding sequence ATGGCTTACTGGCTGATGAAATCCGAACCCTCGGTGTACAGCATCGATGATCTGGAGCGGGACGGCAGCACGGACTGGACCGGTGTACGCAACTACCAGGTGCGCAACATGTTCCGCGACGAATTCCGTACAGGTGATCTGGCCTTCTTCTATCACTCGAGTTGCGCGCAGCCCGGAATCGTCGGCGTGATGACCGTGTCGGGCCTGGCCCATCCCGATGCCGGGCAGTTTGATCCGCGGTCGGACGACTTCGATGTGCGCGCGAAACGCGACAAGCCGGTCTGGCTTTCAGTGGAAATGCGTTTCAAGCAGAAGTTTTCTGCTGCCCTGACGCTCGATGAGCTGCGCCGGCATGCGGCGCTTGCGGACCTGGCATTGCTCCGCCGGGGCAATCGGCTGTCAGTCATGCCGGTCACGCCGGCCGAGTGGCGCTTCATCCTCGGTCTCGCCAGGCGGAAGAAATGA
- a CDS encoding MFS transporter — protein MNIDAKQRNKILLLLFVGVLMGALDIAIVGPAFPAIQAEFAVDSRRMAWIFNIYVLVSLISTPLMAKLSDRFGRRSIYILDVALFVSGSLIVASARSYPVMILGRAVQALGSGGVLPVAAAVIGDTFPPDKRGGALGLIGAVFGIAFLIGPVLAGFILKYGTWHWLFLINLPIGLILMISAARMLPATRPAQRKPFDFKGVLLMSLILGPLALGITGLDRSLPAMGMGEPLVGGAIMFALVLVPLFWGAEKRAADPVLQPRLFSSKQMNIAGLLSIGTGMAETSGVFLPSLAVAGLGMTAHQASFWMIPTVIALVIGSPLAGRLLDRIGSKIVVQAGLLLAAVGFFMFGIAGTNMVFFVLGQVLSGFGLSALLGAPLRYVVLNEAGAEQRGAAQGLLSVMLSMGQLSGAALVGAIAASYGADNPQGFQQGFIAIGSVMAVMTLLALGLKNRAAERANSAAVSA, from the coding sequence ATGAACATCGACGCAAAACAACGTAACAAGATCTTGCTGCTGCTGTTTGTCGGGGTGCTGATGGGCGCCCTCGATATCGCCATCGTCGGACCGGCGTTCCCGGCAATCCAGGCCGAGTTTGCCGTCGACAGCCGGCGGATGGCCTGGATCTTCAATATCTATGTGCTGGTCAGCCTGATCAGTACGCCACTCATGGCGAAGCTCTCTGACCGCTTCGGCCGGCGCAGCATCTACATCCTCGATGTTGCCCTGTTCGTTTCCGGTTCGCTGATCGTTGCCAGCGCACGCAGCTATCCGGTGATGATCCTCGGTCGTGCCGTACAGGCGTTGGGGTCGGGTGGAGTCCTGCCGGTTGCTGCCGCCGTGATCGGCGATACCTTCCCGCCGGACAAGCGTGGTGGTGCGCTGGGGCTGATCGGTGCCGTATTCGGTATTGCATTTCTGATCGGGCCGGTGCTGGCGGGTTTCATACTCAAGTACGGTACCTGGCACTGGCTGTTCCTGATCAATCTGCCGATCGGCCTGATCCTGATGATCAGTGCGGCGCGCATGTTGCCTGCGACACGGCCTGCACAGCGCAAGCCCTTTGATTTCAAGGGCGTGCTGCTGATGAGCCTGATACTCGGCCCGCTTGCGCTGGGCATCACCGGGCTTGACCGGAGCCTGCCGGCGATGGGAATGGGCGAACCGCTGGTCGGCGGGGCCATCATGTTTGCGCTGGTACTCGTACCGCTGTTCTGGGGCGCTGAAAAGCGTGCCGCAGACCCGGTGCTTCAGCCGCGTCTGTTCAGTTCCAAGCAGATGAATATCGCGGGACTGCTGTCGATCGGTACCGGCATGGCAGAAACCAGCGGCGTCTTCTTGCCTTCACTGGCAGTCGCCGGTCTGGGCATGACGGCCCATCAGGCGAGTTTCTGGATGATCCCGACAGTCATCGCGCTGGTCATCGGTTCGCCGCTGGCCGGACGGCTGCTGGACCGGATCGGCTCGAAGATCGTCGTGCAGGCGGGTCTGCTGCTGGCTGCGGTCGGCTTTTTCATGTTCGGCATCGCTGGTACCAACATGGTCTTTTTCGTGCTCGGTCAGGTCTTGTCGGGCTTCGGTCTCTCGGCTCTGCTGGGCGCGCCACTGCGCTATGTGGTGCTCAACGAGGCGGGTGCCGAGCAGCGTGGTGCGGCGCAGGGACTGCTGAGCGTGATGCTCTCGATGGGTCAGCTCAGCGGTGCTGCACTGGTCGGTGCAATTGCGGCGTCCTACGGGGCGGACAATCCGCAGGGCTTCCAGCAGGGCTTTATTGCCATTGGCTCTGTGATGGCCGTGATGACACTGTTGGCGCTCGGTCTCAAGAACCGCGCCGCGGAGCGTGCCAACAGCGCGGCCGTCAGCGCCTGA
- a CDS encoding TetR/AcrR family transcriptional regulator: MPRIEAANIEEHVRLQNGRILAAATQLFSELGYRGTDMEDIAQAVGLARNSLYRYYPNKDHILLACVLRDMVPFVEELKSLDSRYPDPLPRIGAWLDTQIEIATSPAHATMELMGEIREAAPDLRKQIIALHSLPNAVLEGAVSELLKGKRRDVQLVTALVAGMVEAASRQAIRHGNKAAVKRELRRMVESVLIN, from the coding sequence ATGCCCAGAATCGAAGCCGCAAACATTGAAGAACACGTCCGTCTGCAGAACGGGCGGATCCTCGCCGCTGCAACCCAGTTGTTCAGCGAGCTCGGTTACCGCGGTACCGATATGGAAGACATCGCCCAGGCAGTCGGGCTGGCGCGCAACTCCCTGTATCGCTACTACCCCAACAAGGATCACATCCTGCTGGCCTGTGTGCTGCGCGATATGGTGCCTTTTGTCGAGGAACTGAAGTCCCTGGACAGCCGATATCCGGATCCGCTGCCGCGTATCGGCGCGTGGCTGGATACCCAGATCGAGATCGCCACAAGTCCGGCACATGCCACGATGGAACTCATGGGCGAGATCCGGGAAGCCGCACCGGATCTCCGCAAGCAGATCATCGCGCTGCACAGCCTGCCGAATGCCGTGCTGGAAGGGGCGGTGAGCGAGCTGCTGAAGGGCAAGCGCCGTGACGTGCAGCTGGTGACGGCTCTGGTTGCGGGCATGGTTGAGGCGGCGTCGCGGCAGGCGATAAGACACGGCAACAAGGCGGCCGTAAAGCGGGAACTCCGCCGCATGGTCGAGAGCGTACTGATCAACTGA
- a CDS encoding alpha/beta hydrolase has product MRWLRYCGYALGGILVTGCIAFLLAAWIYRDIPAEVLEAKYANPASRFLNVDGVRIHYRDEGSGPPLVLIHANFASLLSWDDAVESLKKTHRVLRFDMTGHGLTGPDPTGDYSLERTVELTGRFVDALQLKRFSIGGTSLGGTVAMHYTAAHPERVERLILLSPGSLEGRSMQRAGRTVPKWADILAYIAPPRAFARFMLTSRFGDPSKVTERLIDQWYDMWMREGQRAAILARLRSYSSADIVKVTAAVRVPTLILWGEKNPQAPVEQAEELHQMLKNAPEVTIITYPGVGHMAAEEAGPAIARDIQAWLATPTVAREASAQP; this is encoded by the coding sequence ATGCGATGGTTACGATATTGCGGCTACGCGCTAGGCGGCATCCTCGTCACCGGCTGCATCGCTTTCCTGCTTGCCGCCTGGATCTATCGTGATATCCCCGCCGAAGTACTCGAGGCAAAGTACGCAAACCCGGCATCCCGGTTCCTCAATGTGGACGGCGTGCGGATTCATTACCGCGACGAAGGCAGCGGCCCGCCCCTGGTTCTGATTCATGCAAATTTCGCCAGCTTGCTGAGCTGGGACGACGCGGTCGAATCGCTGAAGAAAACGCATCGCGTGCTGCGTTTCGACATGACCGGCCATGGACTGACCGGGCCGGATCCAACCGGCGATTACAGCCTTGAGCGTACGGTGGAATTGACTGGCCGCTTCGTCGATGCGCTCCAGCTGAAACGCTTCTCGATCGGCGGCACATCGCTCGGCGGCACCGTTGCCATGCATTACACGGCAGCGCATCCGGAACGCGTGGAGCGGCTCATCCTGCTCAGCCCCGGCTCGCTCGAAGGCCGCTCCATGCAGCGCGCCGGACGTACGGTACCGAAGTGGGCGGATATTCTTGCCTACATTGCACCGCCGCGGGCTTTCGCCAGGTTCATGCTGACTTCGCGCTTCGGGGATCCATCCAAAGTCACTGAACGGCTCATCGATCAGTGGTACGACATGTGGATGCGTGAGGGGCAACGGGCGGCGATTCTTGCCCGGCTGCGCAGCTACTCAAGCGCGGATATAGTCAAGGTCACTGCTGCGGTCCGCGTACCGACGCTGATTCTCTGGGGAGAAAAGAACCCCCAGGCGCCGGTCGAGCAGGCCGAAGAGCTGCACCAGATGCTGAAGAATGCACCCGAGGTCACCATCATCACCTACCCGGGCGTCGGGCATATGGCCGCGGAGGAAGCAGGCCCCGCAATTGCAAGAGACATCCAGGCCTGGCTCGCGACCCCGACAGTTGCGCGGGAGGCATCTGCGCAGCCGTGA